ACGGCTACATCCTCTTTCTCGCCGTCGACCCCGAGTACCGCGGGCAGGGGTACGGCGAGCGCCTCGTCGCCTCCGTCGCCTCCGAGGCGGGCAAGGCGTCGTGTCACGCCCGCGAGACCAACGAGAACGCCATCGCGTTCTACCGACACCTCGGGTTCACCGTCGAGCGCGAGATCGAGAACTACTACGAGGACGGCGCCGGCGCGTACTACCTCCGCCTCGGTGACCACGACCGCATCCGCGACCGCATCTCTGAGTTGCTGCGCGGTCGGTAATGTTCGAATTTCCCGCCGGCTAGCGCTTCACTCGCTTCGCTCGTTGCAGTGCTTGCGTCCCGCGCCGTCGCCGAGACGGCCGCCCCTGTCAGTCCGCCCGGTGTGTGACTGGGTGGCTCCGCGAAAGACGACACGCCTTTACCACGGGTCGCCGTATCCGTGTCCGGTATGGAGGAACGAACGCGAGCGTACCTACGGGGTCGGTTCGGCGACTTCTATCGCCGGGCGGACGTGACGCTCCCGCCGCGGGCGGACGACCGCGAGTGGGGGTACATCCCGTGGACGAGCGGGCCGGACACGACGATGGTCCGGCACAAGTCCACGCTCGACCTCGGGAACACCGCGGCGTTCCTCGAACGCGAACGCCCCCGCCACGTCTACTTCTCGGCGGGGTTCTACGAGCAGCCGGGCGCGTCCACGATGGGCGAGAAGGAGTGGCTCGGCTCCGATTTGGTCTTCGACCTGGACGCCGACCACCTGCCGCGCGTGACGCTCGGCGAGGACTCCTACGCCCAAATGCTGGCGAAGTGCAAGGACGCGCTCTACCGCCTGCTGGACTTCCTCGAGACGGACTTCGGCTTCGAGGATTTGACGGTGACGTTCTCGGGCGGCCGCGGCTACCACGTTCACGTCCGCGACGACGGGGTCCACGACCTCGAGCGCGAGCAGCGACGGGAAATCGTGGACTACGTGCGCGGGAACGAACTCGACCTCGACTCCCTCATCCGGGAGGAAGTCGTCGACGGGCGCGGCCTGAAGAACCCGACCGAGAAGCGCACGCTCCCCGCGGACGGCGGTTGGGGGCGGCGCGTCACGAATCGCCTCGGCGAGTTCGCCGACGACCTGCTCGAGCGCGACGAGGACGACGCCGTCGCCGAACTCGCGGACATGGACGGCGTCGGCGAGAAGTCCGCGCGCGCCATCTACAACGTCGTCCAGAACAACACGGAGGCAGTGAGGGCCGGGAACGTGGACGTCCATCCGGCGTTCCTCAAAGTCGCCCGCAAGTACGTCGCTGAGACCGTCGAGGCCGAGAACGCGCCCATCGACGAACCCGTGACGACGGACACGAACCGCCTCATCCGCCTGCCGGGGACGCTCCACGGCGGCAGCGGCCTGCGCGTGCGCCGGCTCACGCGCGAGCAACTGGACGACTTCGACCCGCTGGTCGACGCCGTCCCCGAGACGTTCGTCGGTCACGACATCACCGTGGACGTACAGGACGAGCGAACGCTCGAACTCATGGGGGAAACGCTTACGGTGGAACCGGGCGTCGTGTCGGTTCCAGAGTACGCGGGCGTCTTCCTGATGGCCCGCGGCACCGCCGAGAAAGCCAAAGAATGAACCTCGAAGACCTCCGCGCGGCACAGACCCGCGAGCGCGCGACCGACGGCCTCCAGGACCTCCGGGACTCCTTCTACGCGGACGTCGCGGAGTACATCGCGGACCTCAAGGAGCGCCGCGAGGACGCTGCCGCGGCCGCCGACGACCCCTTTGGCGACCCCGAGGTGCAGGAACTCACGGACAAAATCGAGACCGCCGAGCAGGTCACCGAAGCAATCTACGAGCGCCGGATGGGCAAACTCGTCAAGCAGGCGAGTCTCGCGGCGGCGGGGATGCCCGACGACGAGAACGGCCTCACTGCCGAGGAACGCGACCTCTATTCGGACCTCGTGGCGCGCATCGAGGCGAACAAGGCACACGTCCTTGATGTCATCTCGGGGGACGCCGAGTCCAGCCACGACGAAGACGCGAACCTCGAACCGACTGGCTCGCCCGACCCGACGCCCGACTTCGACTCGTCGCCGTCGACCGAATCCGAGTCCTCGGAATCGTCGGC
The nucleotide sequence above comes from Halobacterium litoreum. Encoded proteins:
- the priS gene encoding DNA primase small subunit PriS, which codes for MEERTRAYLRGRFGDFYRRADVTLPPRADDREWGYIPWTSGPDTTMVRHKSTLDLGNTAAFLERERPRHVYFSAGFYEQPGASTMGEKEWLGSDLVFDLDADHLPRVTLGEDSYAQMLAKCKDALYRLLDFLETDFGFEDLTVTFSGGRGYHVHVRDDGVHDLEREQRREIVDYVRGNELDLDSLIREEVVDGRGLKNPTEKRTLPADGGWGRRVTNRLGEFADDLLERDEDDAVAELADMDGVGEKSARAIYNVVQNNTEAVRAGNVDVHPAFLKVARKYVAETVEAENAPIDEPVTTDTNRLIRLPGTLHGGSGLRVRRLTREQLDDFDPLVDAVPETFVGHDITVDVQDERTLELMGETLTVEPGVVSVPEYAGVFLMARGTAEKAKE
- a CDS encoding GNAT family N-acetyltransferase, which codes for MSVTVDERVVPPGDPEYLEDAWDLKERIREREGLLKQRRGFFANAYRRASVHCFVDGDDLVGFAAARSDGYILFLAVDPEYRGQGYGERLVASVASEAGKASCHARETNENAIAFYRHLGFTVEREIENYYEDGAGAYYLRLGDHDRIRDRISELLRGR